ATTGCTCAGCCAGGATAGCAGCTGTCATGCCTCGAATCACCAAGCGCGTCGTCGACGCCCTCAGACCCCAGGAGCGCGAGCGTGTCGTCTGGGACGACGAGATCAAGGGCTTCGGCGTGCGCGTCCATCCGACCGGCAAGCGGGTCTACATCGTCAAGTACCGCCACAGGGGCCGGGTCGTAAAGACCACCATCGGGCCGCACGGCCCGATCGCCCCGGCCGAGGCGCGGGCCCGGGCCGCCGAGATCATCACCGCGGCGCGCACCGGCCGGGACCCGGCAGCGGCCGGCGGCCGCGGCAGCCGGGGGCCGACCGTGGCCGAGCTGGCGCAGCGGTTCCTGGAGGAGTATGTCCCCGCCCACTGCAAGCCGGGGACCCGGACGGTCTACCGCAGTGCGCTGGTGAACCATGTCGTTCCCAGGCTCGGCAGCCGCCGGGTCGCCGACATCGAGCGCGCCGACATCGTCGCCCTGCACCATGCCTTGCGGGCGACGCCCTACCAGGCCAACCGGACGGTCCAGATCCTGTCGCGCCTGTTCACGCTCGCCGAGGTCTGGGGCCTGCGCCCGGACGGCTCCAATCCGTGCCGGCACGTCAGGCGGTTCCGCGAGGAGAAGCGCGAGCGCTTCCTGTCCGACGCGGAATACGCGCGCCTCGGCGCCGCCCTGAAGGCGGGCGAGGAGGAGCGGCTGGAGCCGCCCGAGGTCGTGGCGGCGATCCGCCTGCTGATGCTGACCGGCTGCCGGCGCGCGGAGATCCTGACCCTGCACTGGGACCATGTCGACCTGGAGGCCGGGGAGCTGCGCCTGCCGGATTCGAAGACCGGGGCCAAGACGGTGCATCTGGGCGACCCGGCGATCGCCGTGCTGCGCGCCATCCCGCGGCGCGACGGCGATCCCTTCGTCATCGCCGGGAGCGCGCCCGGCCGGCCGATGAAGGACCTGCACCATTACTGGCAGCGCATCCGCCGGCGGGCCGGGCTGGAGGGCGTGCGCATCCACGACCTGCGGCACAGCTATGCCAGCGGCGGCCTGCTGGTCGGCGAGGGTCTGCCGATGATCGGCAAGCTGCTCGGCCACACCAACGTGCACATGACCGCCCGCTACGCCCACCTCGCCAACGACCCGCTCAAGTCAGCCGCCAACCGCATCGCCAACCGGATCGCAGCGGTGTCCGGGTAGCGGAATGATGATCGGCTCGCAGGTTGAGCGCTGATCGGCGCGCTAATTCATTGATTTCCCGTGGCCATATAGGGTCAAACTTCGGCACCGAGCGATAGCGCCAATCTTCGGTAAAGTGCTGTCGCTCTCCGATGAAACACTGATCCTGGCGGTACGCCATCTGTCAGCCCACAATGGCTCCGCCGACCTGCACATGCCAATGGACGCCCTGTGCGGAGTCTTGCCGACAGCCTACCTGAACGCCCGTGTAAACCAGCCATCTCTGTCCACCTTGGCGCGCCCGCGCCTCCTCCTGACCTATCACCGTCCATCAGGGCTATTTGCTAAGCACCCCAGTCAAGCCCGAGCGATGTATTTTCCGTACTCGTCACTTTTCTGTGGTGCACATCCTCTATTTCCGCTACCGTACCGACGACGTCGTAGTGTAATGGCAGCACACCTGCCGAGTATGGGACTACCACCAATGAAAGCAGGAAGAGCGGGTTCGATTCCCGACGACGTCTTATCTACAACTAAGGTTCACTCTCAAGCTCTGCATTCCCTACTTCAAGAAATTGGTCCGGCGGTATTCTATATGAATACTTCGGTCGTCGGACTACACGCTGTAGAAGAAGGGTATCCTAAACCAGATACATTAGATGTTTCTTGGGCTCCGCGAAATCAAAAGTGCGCCGCTCGAGAGACTCGAAAATTTATTCTCGAAAGTGTAATGGTGCGCGCGTCCGAGACAATCAATCAGTTTATTGCTGCTGTGAGCGTATTGCCCTCGTTTGAGGATGTGCGAAAAAAATGGGACTCATATACTTCTGTAGCGGAAAGACTTA
This genomic interval from Rhodospirillaceae bacterium contains the following:
- a CDS encoding tyrosine-type recombinase/integrase, translated to MPRITKRVVDALRPQERERVVWDDEIKGFGVRVHPTGKRVYIVKYRHRGRVVKTTIGPHGPIAPAEARARAAEIITAARTGRDPAAAGGRGSRGPTVAELAQRFLEEYVPAHCKPGTRTVYRSALVNHVVPRLGSRRVADIERADIVALHHALRATPYQANRTVQILSRLFTLAEVWGLRPDGSNPCRHVRRFREEKRERFLSDAEYARLGAALKAGEEERLEPPEVVAAIRLLMLTGCRRAEILTLHWDHVDLEAGELRLPDSKTGAKTVHLGDPAIAVLRAIPRRDGDPFVIAGSAPGRPMKDLHHYWQRIRRRAGLEGVRIHDLRHSYASGGLLVGEGLPMIGKLLGHTNVHMTARYAHLANDPLKSAANRIANRIAAVSG